A single window of Penaeus chinensis breed Huanghai No. 1 chromosome 9, ASM1920278v2, whole genome shotgun sequence DNA harbors:
- the LOC125028612 gene encoding uncharacterized protein LOC125028612, which produces MAKGKYFSDIGTYLLSLHYGAALDSPVLLSSIGNAYLRGTGADSRELVVPWVPKLGLQTLLQMPSPTREFINIITALIYGPHAYVSERKQFSRFLNVMLLSRVLLPLVLCFAVIPLLVFGGDGSLKSGKCPIFPKDTLAPCITYCFKDSDCKEDMKCCSVGCMQKCMKPET; this is translated from the exons ATGGCGAAAGGGAAATATTTTTCGGATATTGGGACGTACCTTCTGTCGCTTCACTACGGTGCAGCTCTTGATTCTCCTGTGTTATTATCTTCCATAGGGAATGCGTACTTAAGGGGAACAGGGGCAG ATTCTAGAGAACTTGTTGTACCTT gggttcccaaactggg GTTACAGACGCTCTTACAGATGCCCTCACCCACACGGGAATTCATTAATATAATAACCGCCTTGATATACGGACCTCACGCCTACGTTTCAGAGAGGAAGCAGTTTTCAAG ATTCCTCAACGTGATGTTACTGAGTCGGGTCCTCCTACCTCTGGTGCTGTGTTTTGCTGTGATCCCCTTGCTTGTTTTTGGCGGTGATg GTTCTCTTAAGTCTGGCAAGTGTCCCATATTCCCTAAAGACACCCTCGCGCCTTGCATCACCTACTGCTTTAAAGATTCTGATTGCAAAGAAGATATGAAATGCTGCTCCGTCGGTTGCATGCAAAAATGTATGAAACCAG aGACATAA